The Arachis ipaensis cultivar K30076 chromosome B07, Araip1.1, whole genome shotgun sequence genomic interval AAATAATCAACACAAGTTGCGATTGTTATTAAAGTCATTGTCTTCTTCTTACGTTTGGCTGCGACCTTTTGTTTGTTTTCAAATTCTTCGTCTGACACATTTGTATTTGACATCAAACTTTCAGTTGAGCTGTTAGATATCCTGTTATACAAATATTTTAAACTAATATCAAATAAACACTAGTTcacatattaaatataaaatagcaaacaaccatagaaaataataaaaaaatataatcatagaaaatattttttgaacaACACATAAATACTTTAAAAAGAGACATTCTAGCAAAAAAAAACTTTAAGAACCAGACACATCTGCTGACATCCATGGATCAAGGAGAAAGGGCACACCAGCAACTTCATCCGGAGCCTCTTTTCGACCTTTCGTCAGCCCAACACTTTTCTTTCATGGCACTTCTTTTCAATGAAGAAGCTCATCCTTCAAACCAACTTGAGCTTTTGCCAAGTCCAATTACTCATTATCTTTGTTCTTTCAATACCTTTTCTACTGTTAACAATTCTTCAAATCGAGATTCATTCTTGAATACTTAGATCATTGATTCTGGTGCCACAGATCATATTGCATCAAATTTATCTTGGTTTATTTCTTACACACAAATTTCTCCTATTATTGTTCATTTACCAAATGGTTCTCGAACTACTGTTTCTTACAAAGGGCATTATTCATCAACGTAGttgtgttgaaactcctcaacaaaatggaagggtagaacgcaagcatcaacatattttgaatatagctcgtgctcttatgtttcaatctaatttaccatcatctttttggtcttatgctgttagacatgctgtttatttacttaatagagttccatcatccgcaattaattttaaaacaccatttgagattttattcaatcatccaccaaattatcatgaccttaaagtttttggatgcttatgttttgtttctacccaaatggcaaacagatcaaaatttgatccaagagccaAAAAGGCTGTATTTATTGGCTTTCAACCTGGTTTTAAAGGGTATAATGTTGTTTATGATTTAGAAgataaaagaattgagatttctaGAAACGTAATTTTTTATGAAATGATCTTGCCCTTAGTCACAAAAAATGTCCAATTCCAGACACTCAGCCTAACATTGCCAAACACACCTTCTCAAAAACAAGATTCAGTTAGTCTTCCAGTTGAACTCGCACCTATACCCATTGACCCAACTCCACCTAGTTCTTTATTTTCTCCAACAACCTCTCCTTCTTCCTCACTATCATTTCCTAACCAAGTTGAACCCATGACTATCGAATCACTTTCAACACTAGACACCAGTCCACCATCACCTTCTCATCCCCCGTCACCTTCTTCACCACCTGAGCAACCCATCCTCGTCATTCCGACCGGCCTCACCGACCTCCAGCATATCTCTCTGATTACTTGTGTAACTCCTCTCTCATCTCTACAAATCAATCTCCCTCAAAGTGCAAGTATCCTTTATCTTCAGTcatgtctttttcttctctttcatcttcacATAAAAAGTTTATTTTATCTCTACATTCTGACGTTGAGCCAAAGTCTTTTAAGGACGCCAATCAACACTTTAATTAGCGTAGTGCTATGAAAGATGAGTTGGATGCTCTTGAGATGAACAAAACTTGGTGTCTTGTTGATTGCCCTACAGGAGTTAAGCCGGTTGGCTGTAAATGGGTCTATCGCATCAAACGCAAGCCTGATGGTTCAGTTGATCGATATAAAGCACGTCTTGTGGCTAAAGGGTTTACTCAAACTGAAGGTGTTGATTTCTTGGAAACTTTCTCCCCTGTTGTCAAGCCTGCCACCATCAGATTAGTTTTGGCATTGGCCTCTATGAAGCATTGGCCTATACATCAGTTGGATGTCAATAATGCTTTCTTACATGGAGATCTTTCTGAGGATGTTTATATGACTCTGCCACCTGGATTTATATCTCCTCAACCGAATCAATACTGTAAGCTACTAAAGTCACTGTATGATTTACGACAATCTAATCGTATGTGGTATGACAAACTTTCTCATCTTTTGCTATCTCATGGATATCAGCAGACCTCATCTGATTATAGTTTATTTGTCAAATTCATTGGTGATCAAATTTCTATCCTTTTAGTCTATGTTGACGACATTGTTCTCACTGGTAATTTCATTTCTGAACTTGCTGCCATTAAGTCTATTTTGCACCAACACTTCCGAATTAAAGACTTGGgcccattaaaatattttttgggtattgagGTTGCTCAATCAGAGAAGGGAATTTGCTTATCTCAGAGAAAATATTGTCTTGATTTTTTGGAAGATTCTGGTTTATTAGGTGCTAAACCTGCCTCTGTTCCAATGGATAGTACCACAAGACTATATCAAGACAAAAGTCCCCTGCTATCCGACCCTTTTGTATATCGTCGTTTGGTTGGCCGTCTTATCTATCTCACCACTACTCGACCGGACATCATGTATGCCActcaacaattaagtcaattCATGGCATCTCCTACTGAATCTCATCTTCAAGCTGCCAAGCATGTGTTACGATATCTGAAAACTAGTCCCGGCAAAGGACTTTTCTTTCCAAGGGAATCAGAAATTCAGCTTCTCGGCTTCAGTGACTCTGATTGGGCCGGATGTCCTGACACTCGGCGATCTTTAACAGGTTATTATTTCTTCTTAGGTAGTTCTTTAATCTCTTGGAAGACCAAGAAACAAACCACCGTTGTCCGCTCATCCACGGAAGCAGAATATCGTGCACTTGCCAACACAActtgtgaacttcaatggatactaaatgtgttacaatttttacgcatctctcctatccgcccaccagttttatattgtgataatcaAAGTGCTCTTCATATTGCTGCTAACCCGGTTTTTCATGAACGGACTAAACATTTAGAGGTTGATTGTCACTTGGTTCGACAAAAAGCTCAAGCTGGAGTGATGAAACTTCTCCCAATTCCCTCCTCTGGGCAACTAGCTGACATCTTCACCAAGCCTTTGTCTCCTCAACCCTTCTATCTTAATCTGAATAAGCTTAGTtttcttgacatctttcatcctccagcttgcgggggcatattaaaccactcttccaccttagcccatgacaacaataaagacgtctcacggtccacaaattcagcccaacagaatacacaaattaaattataatttagtctttatcttatcttatagttatctGCTAAACTATGAGTCTTCAACCAACCAAGTTGTAAGGCAAAATCTTCTAGCCCCATAAAACTCTCTCTATTCGACCTTTTGCCATTAGTTTTGTAGCTATAAAGAATATATCACTCCCCAGTTCTAGCCCAGGTAATTGTTTGAGAACAGCTAAACAAGTAGatatgtaacagcccagaccacccgctagcacgatattgtccgctttggcacacaaggcctcacggttttgccttcgacgatagggatgctagccgaagccccccacactcactcgtcaaaacgcgtcatgctagggagaggtatccacacccttataaggcatgcttcgttcctctccccaaccgatgtgggccttacaatccacccccctaagggagcccagcgccctcgctggcacatcgatccgggttctggctctgataccatctgtaacagcccagaccacccgctagcacgatattgtccgctttggcacacaaggcctcacggttttgccttcgacgatagggatgctagccgaagccccccacactcactcgtcaaaacacgtcatgctagggagaggtatccacacccttataaggcatgcttcgttcccctccccaaccgatgtgggccttacaagaTATACTTGGTACGTTATTTCTATGAGCTATTTCGTtgacattttcttcttcaaaCACATTAATTATACGTTCTAGTTGAGTTGAAAGTTGAGAGGCTCTAGACCCTTTTCCAACCTTTCTTCTCTTTTGTCTCATTGCACTAGGAAGCGTTGATTCATCATTTAACTCATCTTCTAAACCTTCTTCCTCATTACCATTATCTTCGTCATTATATCTATCGTTATAACTATCATTTATATCTTCAGAAGGTGCCCATGCACCTACACCAGTAGCTACAACATCTTCAAAAAGAAACTCCATTTCATCAAGATGTTTTGGACCTTCCTCTCTAAATTTTGCCACATCAGAATTTTCCTGAGACgataaaatgacaattaaaaatCTCTCGATAAAATTGATATTTCTGAAATAGTTTTAAAAAATGCAACATACCTGAATCTTAGCATCCCACCAATCATCACTTGCTTGTATGGTTTTCTTAATAGGATCCCAACCAAGACCGGTctcttttccttttagtttagCCCATAGTCCCCATTCTCTTTTCATAGCCTCTCACTTGTTTTTTAAATTGTTTAGACTCATAATTTAAACCAGTCTCTTTtaagaattttgtttttaaatttgccCAACCAACTTTGTTAAAATGTGTTCCAGGTCTATTTCAGCCACCATCTCTTCTTTACATATTTTCATGAATATAACAATATTTCGTTCATTCTAATCAGCTTTAAATTTTCTTTCGGACTTGCCACTTTCATGAATTTGTTGgggaagaacataaaaaaaattataaaaataattataaaaataatagcaagttgtataaaaataaaatcacatataaaaaaataaaattaaaatcacatataaaaaaaattaaaactgagATCTCATAGCATACACAATGTTCaatacaaaattaataataaaaatagaatgataaaatgataaaaaaaaatatcttggaAGGAATATATGCTGGTTCAGATGGAACAGAAGATGGTGGTGAAGGGTCAATACTTCCAACAGATGAATCGTTACctgaaaatggtggtggagggCCAACACTTCCAGTAGATGGAACATTGCGTGAAGATGATGGTAGAAAGCCAGTGCTTCTAGAAGATGGAACCTTGCCTGAAAATGGTGGCTCGCCAGTATTTCCAGCAGAAACAGGAAACATTTTTTCACAGAATCAAGAACGAAAGtagatttttttgttttgaaatcaattttttttttacggAAGTGATAAAATGACTTATTAAAAAGGAGATAAGTCATCTATTTCTACTTCTTCCAAAAGTTGCAAATTAACTTTTCAGAAAAGTTAAAAGCTCTTCTTTAAAATGGTGCCAAACACGCTTATCGTAACTTTTcataattcaaaagtaaaaaaaaagtagCTTTTGTCACTTCCCAAACGGGCTCTAAGTACGGCAGCTATCAAGGAGGCATTGGCAGCAGCAAGCACGGTCACAACTAAATTGTTCAAATTCATCCCTAATTCACCCTTAAtcaatccaaagaagtgaagaacTATGTGATCTTGGGCATTCCACTGTCTTGTAATAGCTTTTAAAAAACTTGAAATGATGATTTAAGTAGACTTATTTCTGCACATCTACATTTTAGGATCTATGTTATGTGTTTGAAGTGTATTTTTGTGATATTAAGCTTCATAAAACTATACACTTTAGGAGACTTAttctttttgaaaaacttttaggAAATTTAGCTGTGACAAACTTGTTTATATAACTTTCAATCTATGTTATGTGTTTATGTATgcaatttttaagtttatttcTTCAACGGTTTAATGTTTTTTTAGATATTGAAAACATAACTTTAACAACATACTGATATCATAACTTGAATTGCATTTAGATTACAGGATACATAAATAATCTAAATGGCATGTTTCAATACACAACAAAAATCTAGAACAATTCATTTTTCTATTCGGATTTCTATAATTTATTTCTCAAGCACTACATACATAAAAAGCAACACAAACAGCACATACAATTATACCAATATACTAAGTTaatggatttttttttcttctctaaaACAGCCATCCTATAATCcaattcctcttcctcttcaacaactTCAACATTTTTCTCACTCAAATGTCTTTTATCAGAGATGCAACCGTTGCTTCCAATTCTAACAAGATGCTCATCGACCCAAACAAAAAATTTGCAATGCGGTTGCTTTTCCTGTTAAAATCCCAAAATCATTTACTATCTAAAACCATTTCAAATCAAAATCTCCAAATTTTTTATCTTACCTTATAGAATGGGCAACCCAAGAAGATTATGTTAGGATTGCTAATGGTCATCGACATATACATTATTGCATAAACTCTATAGAAGCACCTCGCGACGACGCCGTCGTTTAAGTCTCCGGCATACACAACACACGGAACTGAGCTTGAAGCTGAATTTTCTTATCTCATTCCACCGACGCTTCTTCTTGAGGTTGATGATGCTCCATTGGTAGCCATTGTTGATGCAGGTAGAACTCCTCACCACCAGCCTATACGAAGAAACGCAATC includes:
- the LOC107607609 gene encoding uncharacterized protein At2g29880 produces the protein MKREWGLWAKLKGKETGLGWDPIKKTIQASDDWWDAKIQENSDVAKFREEGPKHLDEMEFLFEDVVATGVGAWAPSEDINDSYNDRYNDEDNGNEEEGLEDELNDESTLPSAMRQKRRKVGKGSRASQLSTQLERIINVFEEENVNEIAHRNNVPTVLKQLPGLELGSDIFFIATKLMAKGRIERVLWG